A single genomic interval of Nostoc commune NIES-4072 harbors:
- a CDS encoding pyridoxal phosphate-dependent decarboxylase family protein: MVTTPRETASRAFEKATRRVQKYVNKANSLNLQTTGSRSVEAWFLGPRAENADLLKELILQAIDSQAAWRNSYFPEDPAHITDEIKNSPDYQQAVALLKESYDDLLERMKKSVPFFSLRYQGHMGWDTTIPSVIGYFAGMLYNSNNVAFEGSTVTTKLEIEVGDDLCRMLGYHVPFNEDETNELRAWGHITCGGTVANIEAIWSARNLKFYPISLKQALLNDETLRTVADQIKINAYSESSLTWTEEQLINLDTWQLLNLKVDDILGLSTQITEKLVSQGVEESKASSILSSALSNYSVQDLGIQEFSRRYLQDIKPPVFFVPGTKHYSFPKAAAVLGIGAAHMIDVEVDEHARMRLEPIESRSDQDGLKGYSLREDLEYCLKNRIPVYTVVAVIGTTEESAVDPLKQILELREEFSQKGLQFTVHADAAWGGYFVSLLRTDADFGLPSPKDTAPPISTLSPYVEEQFAALPQADSITVDPHKSGYIPYPAGALCYRNSAMRNLVTFVAPYIFHGEAEPTIGIYGIEGSKPGAAPAAVYLSHRIIRPTKDGYGRFLGQALYSGDKLYARLLCMPKEEDPFTIVPLTLIPNSIPGNTEAEQIEFIRQRIDGRTNEEIEQDEEAMVALKEIGTDLNIIIYAFNFKINGQLNTSLKNANLLNKRYYENLSIDEDDDLNNYPMIVSTTDFTSEAYGSYFIEHYKQRLGVTGEANEPITVIRTVVQDPWKTETAEGSFIDEIEGIIRESILKVIEDIQDEIE; the protein is encoded by the coding sequence ATGGTAACAACTCCCAGAGAGACTGCTAGCAGAGCTTTTGAAAAAGCAACACGTCGTGTCCAAAAGTACGTTAACAAAGCCAACTCATTAAATTTACAAACAACTGGTTCAAGATCAGTAGAAGCTTGGTTTTTAGGCCCCAGAGCAGAAAATGCCGACCTGCTCAAAGAGTTGATATTACAGGCGATTGACTCTCAGGCTGCATGGAGAAATAGTTACTTCCCTGAAGATCCAGCCCATATTACTGATGAAATTAAGAACTCACCAGATTACCAACAAGCAGTGGCACTTCTCAAAGAAAGTTATGATGACTTATTGGAGCGAATGAAGAAATCTGTTCCTTTCTTCAGCCTGCGTTATCAGGGACATATGGGTTGGGATACAACTATTCCTTCAGTAATTGGCTACTTCGCGGGAATGTTGTACAACTCTAATAACGTAGCTTTTGAAGGCTCTACAGTCACAACAAAATTAGAAATTGAGGTAGGCGATGATCTTTGTCGAATGTTAGGATATCATGTCCCATTCAATGAAGATGAAACTAATGAACTACGAGCTTGGGGGCATATCACTTGTGGGGGAACCGTTGCTAACATAGAAGCTATTTGGTCAGCCAGAAATCTGAAATTTTATCCGATCTCACTCAAACAAGCCTTATTAAATGATGAGACTTTGCGTACTGTAGCAGACCAAATAAAGATTAATGCTTACTCAGAAAGTTCTCTTACATGGACTGAGGAACAACTCATCAACCTCGACACTTGGCAACTGTTAAACCTCAAGGTTGATGATATCTTAGGCTTATCTACTCAAATCACGGAAAAATTAGTTAGCCAAGGCGTTGAGGAGAGCAAAGCATCTAGCATCTTATCTAGTGCCTTATCCAATTATTCTGTACAAGATTTAGGCATACAAGAATTTTCTCGGCGTTATCTACAAGATATTAAACCTCCTGTATTTTTCGTCCCAGGAACTAAACATTACTCATTCCCAAAAGCAGCAGCAGTTTTAGGAATAGGTGCTGCTCACATGATTGATGTGGAAGTTGACGAACACGCGAGAATGAGGCTTGAGCCTATAGAATCTCGGTCTGATCAAGATGGATTAAAAGGCTATAGCTTGAGAGAAGACTTAGAATATTGTCTAAAAAATCGCATTCCTGTCTATACGGTTGTTGCCGTTATTGGTACTACCGAAGAAAGTGCAGTTGACCCTCTCAAGCAAATCTTGGAGCTAAGAGAAGAATTTAGCCAAAAAGGATTACAATTTACAGTTCATGCAGATGCGGCTTGGGGTGGATATTTTGTTTCCCTCCTACGAACCGATGCAGACTTTGGTCTACCCTCTCCTAAAGATACAGCACCACCGATTTCTACTTTGAGTCCTTATGTTGAAGAGCAATTTGCCGCTCTTCCCCAGGCTGACTCGATTACTGTAGATCCTCATAAATCGGGTTACATCCCTTATCCAGCAGGAGCGTTGTGCTATCGCAACTCGGCAATGCGGAATTTAGTTACCTTCGTTGCTCCTTATATTTTTCATGGAGAAGCAGAACCAACTATTGGCATTTACGGGATTGAAGGTTCTAAACCAGGAGCGGCTCCAGCAGCAGTATATTTGAGCCATCGGATCATTCGACCCACCAAAGATGGTTATGGTCGGTTTTTAGGTCAAGCTCTTTACAGTGGCGATAAGCTCTATGCTCGACTGTTGTGTATGCCTAAAGAGGAAGATCCGTTTACTATTGTGCCTTTGACTCTAATTCCTAATTCGATTCCCGGAAATACAGAAGCAGAACAAATTGAATTTATTCGTCAAAGAATTGATGGTAGAACGAATGAAGAGATTGAGCAAGATGAAGAAGCAATGGTTGCACTTAAAGAGATTGGGACTGATTTAAATATCATAATCTACGCTTTCAATTTCAAAATCAATGGTCAACTCAATACCAGCTTAAAGAATGCTAACCTGCTGAATAAACGGTATTACGAAAATCTCAGTATTGATGAAGACGATGATCTTAACAATTATCCGATGATTGTCAGTACTACTGATTTTACCTCAGAAGCTTATGGTTCTTATTTTATTGAACATTACAAGCAGCGTTTAGGGGTAACTGGAGAAGCAAATGAACCTATTACTGTTATCCGTACTGTAGTTCAAGACCCGTGGAAGACTGAAACGGCAGAAGGTTCATTTATCGATGAGATTGAAGGAATAATTCGTGAATCGATTTTGAAAGTAATTGAGGATATTCAGGACGAAATAGAATAA
- a CDS encoding DUF2127 domain-containing protein: MQKRPLGLVAIVLYKSFAALLLMVTSIALLLTLKNYQALEVFSENYVLEGKSIIIDWLLKKVLNLNPRTLAFSGIGTGVYAIVTSIEAVGLWYEKRWAHVLVLGLVGISIPPEIYELIQGISLIKVLILVLNLAVLVYLFRNFPKHQN, translated from the coding sequence TTGCAAAAGCGTCCATTGGGATTAGTGGCAATTGTTCTCTACAAATCATTTGCCGCATTGCTGCTTATGGTTACTTCGATCGCTTTATTATTGACATTAAAAAATTATCAAGCTCTAGAGGTATTTTCAGAAAACTATGTTTTAGAAGGTAAATCGATAATTATTGATTGGCTTTTAAAGAAAGTTCTCAATTTAAATCCCCGAACTTTGGCATTTAGCGGTATTGGAACAGGAGTCTATGCTATTGTTACTAGTATTGAAGCCGTTGGTTTATGGTACGAAAAGCGTTGGGCACATGTCTTGGTGTTGGGACTTGTCGGTATCAGTATTCCACCAGAGATTTATGAATTAATTCAGGGGATTTCTCTTATAAAAGTATTGATTCTTGTATTGAATTTAGCAGTATTGGTCTATTTATTCCGAAATTTTCCTAAACATCAAAACTAA